One Maniola hyperantus chromosome 17, iAphHyp1.2, whole genome shotgun sequence DNA window includes the following coding sequences:
- the dpr18 gene encoding uncharacterized protein dpr18 isoform X2: MQWGGLYFVCLALCCFHTASDKVEESRHYAPYQEYHHYERHWGPYFEERNITQATAHVGSEALLNCRVVMLKDKTVMWLRNTTDTAQLLTVGPAPYAGDNRVAVKFQYPNNWRLSINPVKWSDAGLYMCQISTHPPRIIYANFSVLPPVLTINGDKTHDVKDRFYKAGSSIKLSCVISEEYVVSLPTKPTMTTKTLPTTTTPLTTTTELTTKMSTIFNRIDLMLNKSWSVETTTITSTVSISTTAKSTEWTTTTELTTLKPVTRAAVNNVYGLTWKKQGKDFVDSVTWRNMSATISVTSASQNDSGTYTCTLLNHSQVTVNVHVLIGENQAAVHHDTWNKGSLFWEPHNLCLLTMVAISLILT; the protein is encoded by the exons ATGCAGTGGGGCGGCCTCTACTTTGTGTGTCTAGCATTATGCTGCTTCCATACTGCGTCAG ATAAGGTCGAGGAATCCCGTCATTATGCTCCATATCAAGAATACCATCACTACGAACGGCATTGGGGCCCGTACTTTGAGGAGAGGAACATCACTCAAGCGACGGCGCATGTCGGCTCGGAGGCTCTATTGAATTGCAGAGTTGTTATGCTCAAAGACAAAACC GTCATGTGGCTGAGAAACACGACAGACACAGCGCAGCTCCTCACAGTTGGCCCGGCACCCTACGCCGGCGATAACCGTGTAGCTGTCAAATTTCAATACCCAAATAATTGGAGGCTTAGCATTAATCCAGTAAAGTGGTCTGATGCGGGCCTATATATGTGCCAAATATCTACACACCCGCCGAGAATTATATATGCTAATTTCAGCGTACTAC CTCCCGTATTAACAATAAATGGCGATAAAACACACGACGTAAAAGATAGGTTCTATAAAGCCGGCAGTTCCATAAAGCTTTCCTGCGTTATATCAGAGGAATACGTTGTGTCACTACCCACTAAACCAACAATGACTACTAAAACGTTGCCGACGACAACAACGCCTTTAACGACTACAACGGAATTGACTACTAAAATGAGCACAATATTCAATAGAATAGATTTAATGTTGAATAAAAGTTGGAGTGTAGAGACTACGACGATTACGTCAACAGTTAGTATAAGTACCACGGCTAAGAGCACAGAGTGGACGACTACAACAGAACTAACTACTCTTAAGCCGGTTACAAGAGCTGCGGTGAACAATGTTTACGGGCTCACTTGGAAAAAGCAAGGGAAGGACTTTGTTGATTCGGTCACGTGGCGTAATATGAG CGCCACCATCAGTGTAACATCGGCATCACAAAACGACTCCGGAACTTACACGTGTACCTTACTCAATCATTCGCAAGTCACAGTCAACGTGCATGTTTTGAttg GTGAAAATCAAGCAGCCGTTCACCACGATACCTGGAACAAAGGCTCCCTCTTCTGGGAGCCACATAATTTGTGTTTATTAACCATGGTAGCGATATCATTAATTTTAACTTAA
- the dpr18 gene encoding uncharacterized protein dpr18 isoform X1, producing MQWGGLYFVCLALCCFHTASEPLPIPEDYHTNGLRTRRSDEKDGLALSREIFKNITKKLRENIKLEATDGSDHLLQNKVEESRHYAPYQEYHHYERHWGPYFEERNITQATAHVGSEALLNCRVVMLKDKTVMWLRNTTDTAQLLTVGPAPYAGDNRVAVKFQYPNNWRLSINPVKWSDAGLYMCQISTHPPRIIYANFSVLPPVLTINGDKTHDVKDRFYKAGSSIKLSCVISEEYVVSLPTKPTMTTKTLPTTTTPLTTTTELTTKMSTIFNRIDLMLNKSWSVETTTITSTVSISTTAKSTEWTTTTELTTLKPVTRAAVNNVYGLTWKKQGKDFVDSVTWRNMSATISVTSASQNDSGTYTCTLLNHSQVTVNVHVLIGENQAAVHHDTWNKGSLFWEPHNLCLLTMVAISLILT from the exons ATGCAGTGGGGCGGCCTCTACTTTGTGTGTCTAGCATTATGCTGCTTCCATACTGCGTCAG AACCGCTGCCGATTCCGGAAGATTATCACACAAACGGCCTTCGAACGCGTCGAAGCGATGAAAAGGACGGGCTGGCTCTGTCCAGGGAGATATTTAAGAACATTACGAAGAAGCTACGGGAAAACATCAAGCTAGAAGCAACTGACGGGAGCGATCATTTGTTACAGA ATAAGGTCGAGGAATCCCGTCATTATGCTCCATATCAAGAATACCATCACTACGAACGGCATTGGGGCCCGTACTTTGAGGAGAGGAACATCACTCAAGCGACGGCGCATGTCGGCTCGGAGGCTCTATTGAATTGCAGAGTTGTTATGCTCAAAGACAAAACC GTCATGTGGCTGAGAAACACGACAGACACAGCGCAGCTCCTCACAGTTGGCCCGGCACCCTACGCCGGCGATAACCGTGTAGCTGTCAAATTTCAATACCCAAATAATTGGAGGCTTAGCATTAATCCAGTAAAGTGGTCTGATGCGGGCCTATATATGTGCCAAATATCTACACACCCGCCGAGAATTATATATGCTAATTTCAGCGTACTAC CTCCCGTATTAACAATAAATGGCGATAAAACACACGACGTAAAAGATAGGTTCTATAAAGCCGGCAGTTCCATAAAGCTTTCCTGCGTTATATCAGAGGAATACGTTGTGTCACTACCCACTAAACCAACAATGACTACTAAAACGTTGCCGACGACAACAACGCCTTTAACGACTACAACGGAATTGACTACTAAAATGAGCACAATATTCAATAGAATAGATTTAATGTTGAATAAAAGTTGGAGTGTAGAGACTACGACGATTACGTCAACAGTTAGTATAAGTACCACGGCTAAGAGCACAGAGTGGACGACTACAACAGAACTAACTACTCTTAAGCCGGTTACAAGAGCTGCGGTGAACAATGTTTACGGGCTCACTTGGAAAAAGCAAGGGAAGGACTTTGTTGATTCGGTCACGTGGCGTAATATGAG CGCCACCATCAGTGTAACATCGGCATCACAAAACGACTCCGGAACTTACACGTGTACCTTACTCAATCATTCGCAAGTCACAGTCAACGTGCATGTTTTGAttg GTGAAAATCAAGCAGCCGTTCACCACGATACCTGGAACAAAGGCTCCCTCTTCTGGGAGCCACATAATTTGTGTTTATTAACCATGGTAGCGATATCATTAATTTTAACTTAA